The following coding sequences are from one Lolium rigidum isolate FL_2022 chromosome 6, APGP_CSIRO_Lrig_0.1, whole genome shotgun sequence window:
- the LOC124659319 gene encoding two-component response regulator ORR42-like, whose amino-acid sequence MVSNAQGSPVKALIVEDIRVCAFVLSAMLRMFNCEIVVANNGKEALDFFLEGKKFDIVLCDKNMPIMSGPEAVKKIRALGEADVMIVGVSADENAMEAFMSAGADVFVDKPIRNTPARSHGQHRNCRTHRGETDVMIVGVSADENAMEAFMSAGADVFVDKPMKIETLGTMIQEVMNKKNAMI is encoded by the exons ATGGTATCCAACGCCCAGGGATCTCCCGTGAAGGCATTGATTGTTGAGGACATTCGAGTTTGTGCCTTCGTTCTCTCTGCGATGTTACGCATGTTTAACTGCGAGATTGTTGTGGCTAATAATGGGAAAGAAGCTCTGGATTTTTTCCTTGAAGGGAAGAAGTTTGACATTGTTTTGTGTGataagaacatgcccataatgtcTGGACCTGAG GCAGTTAAGAAGATCCGTgctctgggagaagctgatgtgatgatTGTTGGGGTGTCAGCTGATGAGAATGCCATGGAGGCGTTCATGAGTGCTGGTGCCGATGTGTTTGTTGACAAACCA atccgcaata ccccggcccgttcgcatgggcagcaccggaactgccgaactcatcg GGGAGAAACTGATGTGATGATTGTTGGGGTGTCAGCTGATGAGAATGCCATGGAGGCGTTCATGAGTGCTGGTGCCGATGTGTTTGTGGACAAACCAATGAAAATCGAGACTCTTGGGACTATGATTCAGGAGGTGATGAACAAGAAGAACGCCATGATCTAA